A single window of Gossypium hirsutum isolate 1008001.06 chromosome A10, Gossypium_hirsutum_v2.1, whole genome shotgun sequence DNA harbors:
- the LOC107915230 gene encoding STE20/SPS1-related proline-alanine-rich protein kinase — MEKKKYPIGPDHYTLYEEVGQGVSASVYRAVCIHINEVVAIKILDFERENCDLNNICREAQTMVLVDHPNVLKSHCSFVNDHNLWVVMPYMSGGSCLHILKAAYPDGFEEVVIATILREVLKGLEYLHHHGHIHRDVKAGNILIDSRGAIKLGDFGVSTCIFDSGDRQRMRNTFVGTPCWMAPEVMEQLHGYDFKADIWSFGITALELAHGHAPFSKYPPMKVLLMTLQNAPPGLDYERDKKFSKSFKQMIASCLVKDPSKRPSAMKLLKHSFFKQARSNDYIARTLLDGLPVLGDRIKALKKKEEDMLAQKKMPDGEKEELSQNEYKRGISGWDFNLEDVKAQASLIQDEDLIYYTNQGGCSNYLPSYDGRDKLSECQTSSQATGKEDNDLFHNQPAPSLAVDPTRSIAKFERSDDDSSSASASYELNVTSLSDNDHVESNLAEKPVLETNGKSSDNMIKPSHQRTTPFSGSTSIPETSVLPIKGESDKQNQQHNISGGNGAAVSVGGEDTISELPSKTSKSQGVNSDDEKAKPPVVQQKGRFKVTSENVDLEKVAPSTILPKSRSMQVLNTNPMVSLAAKSDSSLSIPAANHLFPLLQSVLQTNILQREYILNLMKHVCASEPIASRALEGVCTPANGAVTEKSLLELAHDREKELLHEITELQWRLICAQEELQKYKTENAQV; from the exons AATAACATTTGTCGTGAGGCGCAAACAATGGTCTTAGTTGATCATCCAAATGTTCTTAAATCACACTGCTCCTTTGTCAATGATCATAACCTATGGGTTGTCATGCCATACATGTCTGGGGGATCTTGTCTTCATATACTGAAGGCTGCATATCCTGATGGTTTTGAGGAGGTAGTTATAGCCACAATACTTCGTGAAGTGTTGAAAGGTTTAGAGTATCTTCACCATCACGGGCACATACATCGGGATGTTAAA GCTGGGAATATTCTCATTGATTCACGAGGTGCAATCAAGCTAGGAGACTTTGGTGTTTCGACTTGCATTTTTGATTCGGGTGATAGGCAACGCATGAGGAATACATTTGTGGGGACACCATGCTG GATGGCACCCGAGGTTATGGAGCAATTGCATGGTTATGATTTCAA GGCAGATATCTGGTCGTTTGGTATAACTGCACTAGAGCTTGCTCATGGCCACGCTCCATTCTCAAAATATCCCCCAATGAAG GTGTTACTTATGACCTTGCAAAATGCACCCCCAGGCCTGGATTATGAAAGAGATAAGAAGTTTTCTAAG TCTTTCAAGCAAATGATTGCTAGTTGCTTGGTGAAAGATCCTTCAAAGAGACCTTCAGCCatgaaattattaaaacattcattttttaAGCAAGCGAGGTCAAATGATTATATAGCAAGGACACTTCTAGATGGATTGCCTGTTCTTGGTGATCGTATCAAGGCATTGAAG AAAAAGGAAGAAGATATGCTCGCACAAAAGAAAATGCCAGATGGTGAAAAAGAAGAGCTATCACAG AATGAATATAAACGTGGGATAAGCGGATGGGATTTCAATCTTGAAGATGTGAAAGCTCAAGCTTCCCTG ATCCAAGATGAGGACCTTATATATTATACCAACCAAGGAGGGTGCTCAAATTATTTGCCTTCATATGATGGACGAGATAAGCTATCTGAATGTCAGACCTCTTCTCAAGCTACAGGCAAG GAAGATAATGATCTGTTCCACAATCAACCAGCTCCTTCTCTAGCAGTTGATCCAACAAGAAGTATTGCCAA ATTTGAAAGATCTGATGATGACTCAAGCAGTGCTAGTGCCTCTTATGAACTGAATGTGACTTCACTTTCTGATAATGATCATGTTGAAAGTAATCTGGCTGAGAAGCCTGTCCTGGAGACCAATGGAAAATCTTCTGATAACATGATCAAACCTTCTCATCAAAGGACAACACCATTTTCAGGGAGCACCAGTATACCAGAAACCAGTGTTCTCCCAATTAAAGGAGAAAG TGATAAGCAAAACCAGCAGCACAACATTTCTGGTGGCAATGGAGCAGCAGTTTCTGTAGGAGGAGAAGATACTATTTCTGAACTTCCTTCTAAGACATCTAAATCACAAG GAGTGAACAGTGATGATGAGAAAGCAAAGCCACCTGTCGTTCAGCAAAAGGGACGTTTTAAAGTTACATCCGAGAACGTTGATTTGGAAAAG GTTGCCCCATCTACTATACTGCCAAAGAGTCGCAGCATGCAG GTGTTAAATACAAATCCTATGGTTTCACTAGCAGCAAAATCTGACTCTTCATTATCAATCCCTGCTGCCAATCATCTTTTTCCACTGTTGCAGTCTGTTTTGCAGACAAACATTCTTCAAAGG GAGTATATTCTCAATTTAATGAAGCACGTTTGTGCCAGTGAACCTATAG CTAGTCGTGCACTAGAGGGAGTATGTACACCGGCTAATGGGGCAGTCACAGAGAAATCTTtg CTGGAACTAGCTCATGATAGGGAAAAGGAGTTACTTCATGAGATAACCGAGTTACAGTGGAG GCTCATCTGTGCTCAAGAAGAATTGCAAAAATACAAAACAGAGAATGCCCAG GTGTAA
- the LOC107895743 gene encoding vegetative cell wall protein gp1-like produces MSTSPVITLLFSLFFVLLSPTYAFNITEILKPYKDFNLYNYQLSSTGLASEINNLQVVTVLVVADYDLLKSLRSRITLTTLYSGATLTANRESNGEVTFRSTTSSDLPSTPPSPPSPPPPPQQQSPTSLPTTASPPRKALAPPPTSQEKKSPTPPTSSPNKSGNATTSPPTKESNNTAPAASKTKPNSVSSGPPPQENPTTPPPKAFSPRKALAPAPSDEDESPVASPPKPSSSTPSPSPAADVPAPAPDQKSSATPMASGNYLASILMISTAAWLFFPMI; encoded by the exons atgTCGACTTCACCAGTAATTACTTTATTGTTCTCCCTTTTCTTTGTATTACTATCACCAACATATGCTTTTAACATCACAGAAATCCTCAAACCTTACAAGGACTTCAATTTGTACAATTACCAATTGAGTTCAACAGGATTGGCAAGTGAAATCAACAACCTACAAGTCGTGACCGTCCTTGTTGTTGCCGATTATGATTT GCTCAAAAGCTTGCGATCCAGAATAACCCTCACCACACTTTACTCAGGGGCTACCTTGACCGCGAACCGCGAGAGCAATGGTGAAGTCACGTTTAGATCGACTACTTCAA GTGACCTACCTTCCACTCCACCATCACCaccatcaccaccaccaccaccacaacAACAATCACCAACGTCGCTTCCCACCACTGCTTCCCCTCCGAGGAAAGCCTTAGCACCACCTCCGACCAGTCAAGAGAAGAAATCTCCAACCCCCCCAACTTCATCCCCCAATAAATCAGGCAATGCAACAACTTCACCCCCCACTAAAGAAAGCAATAACACTGCACCAGCTGCATCAAAGACTAAACCCAACTCCGTATCATCAGGACCCCCGCCGCAAGAGAACCCAACTACACCACCACCAAAGGCTTTTTCACCAAGGAAGGCCCTCGCACCGGCTCCTAGTGACGAAGACGAGTCTCCGGTTGCATCCCCGCCTAAACCAAGCAGTAGTACACCATCACCATCACCAGCTGCTGATGTTCCTGCTCCAGCTCCTGATCAGAAGAGTTCTGCTACACCTATGGCTTCCGGGAATTATCTTGCCTCCATCCTTATGATTTCGACTGCGGCTTGGTTATTTTTTCCCATGATTTGA
- the LOC107895742 gene encoding putative glucose-6-phosphate 1-epimerase: MASASENIYVEHVKGVNGLDKVILREIRGWSAEVYLYGGQVTSWKNERREELLFLSSKALFQPPKPIRGGIPICFPQFGNLDSLEQHGFARNRLWSVDPDPPPCSSHTNSRAFIDLILRHSEEEAKIWSHRYELRLRVALGPAGDLMLTSRIRNTNTDGKSFTFTFAYHTYFFVTDISEVRVEGLETLDYLDNLQNRERFTEQGDAITFESEVDKIYLSTPTKIAILDHERKRTFELRKDGLPDAVVWNPWDKKAKAMADFGDEEYKHMLCVEAACVEKPITLKPGEEWKGRQEISIVPSSYCSGQLDPRGQLDLRRVTFGC, from the exons ATGGCTTCAGCTTCAGAGAATATTTACGTCGAGCATGTTAAAGGCGTCAATGGTCTCGATAAGGTCATCTTAAGGGAGATTCGCGGTTGGTCTGCTGAG GTGTATCTCTATGGGGGTCAAGTCACATCTTGGAAGAATGAACGTCGGGAGGAGTTGCTCTTCCTTAGTAGTAAG GCTCTTTTTCAGCCACCTAAGCCTATTCGTGGAGGTATACCAATCTGTTTCCCTCAA TTCGGAAATCTCGACTCTCTTGAGCAACATGGATTTGCAAGAAATCGACTTTGGAGTGTTGATCCTGATCCCCCACCATGTTCATCACATACTAATAGCAGGGCTTTCATCGACTTAATTCTTAGGCATTCTGAAGAAGAGGCGAAGATCTGGTCTCACAG GTATGAGCTTCGGTTAAGGGTAGCTCTAGGACCTGCAGGTGATTTGATGCTGACTTCCCGCATTCGAAATACAAACACTGATGGAAAGTCGTTTACATTTACATTTGCCTATCACACCTATTTTTTCGTCACTGATATCAg TGAAGTGCGAGTAGAAGGACTAGAGACACTGGATTATTTGGATAACCTGCAGAACAGAGAGCGGTTCACTGAACAAGGGGATGCAATAACATTTGAATCAGAA GTGGATAAGATATATCTTAGTACACCAACAAAAATTGCCATCCTGGACCACGAAAGGAAGCGAACATTTGAGTTGCGAAAGGATGGACTTCCCGATGCTG TCGTGTGGAATCCCTGGGACAAGAAAGCGAAAGCAATGGCTGATTTCGGTGATGAGGAGTATAAACATATGCTTTGCGTAGAGGCTGCTTGTGTGGAGAAGCCAATCACGTTGAAACCTGGTGAAGAGTGGAAAGGAAGACAGGAGATCTCAATTGTTCCATCAAGTTACTGCAGCGGACAACTCGACCCTCGTGGACAACTCGACCTGCGTAGGGTAACCTTTGGTTGTTAA